In Candidatus Manganitrophus morganii, the genomic window ATCCGTTGCGTCGTTGGAAAGTATCTTAACATAGTCGCATGGGTTTGTCGATTTGGTTCATCTCTATGAAATGAAAGCTTAAATTGAGGTTGTTGACTATGTTAAAATAAGGCATGCAGAAATTATCCACCTTCCTCAAATCGAGACCCCGCGCCTGGATTTCCGGGAACAAAGTTCAGATTCTCAAAGACGGTTCCGAAATCTTTCCGGAGATGCTCAAAGCAATCAAAGAGGCCGAGGAAACGATCCATCTGGAGACCTACATCTTCCGGAGCGATCGTGTCGGATGGCGATTTGCGGAAGCCCTTTCCGAAAAAGCACGAGAAGGGGTCTACGTCCAACTTATTTATGACTCTCTCGGCTCACTGACCACCGACCCAGCGCTCTTCCGTTTTATGGAAGAGGCGGGAGTGGAACTCTTCGAGTATCACCCGATTGCTCCATGGAAATGGGGGTGGAACCTAAAGTGGAACTTGAAGCGGCGCGATCATCGAAAAATCTTGGTGGTGGACGGCCGCTGCGGTTTCGTCGGGGGGATCAACATCGGAGAAGAATACGCCGATCCTGCGGAAGGGGGCGGAGGGTGGCGCGACACCCATTTGAAGCTGGAAGGGCCGGCGGTTTTAAAACTCCAACAGATCTTTCTCACGACCTGGTTTAAGAACAAAAAAAGGCGCCTGAAACCCGATACAACTTACTATCCGGAAGTCTCTTCCTCGGGGAGGCTGGGGGTATCGATTGTTGCATCGAACGGTCTTCGAGGCCGAAATCAGATCAAGAAGGCCTATCTCAGGGCGATCCTTCGCGCCAGAAAAAGAGTCTGCATCACCAACTCTTACTTCGTCCCCCCGCATTGGTTTTTGACCGCTCTGAAGAAAGCCTGTCGAAGGGGGGTCGAGGTGATGATCCTCGTCCCCAAGCGGTCCGATGTCCGGATCATCGATTATGCCACCCGCGCCCTCTATAGCCGGCTTCTGAAATGGGGGGTCCGTATTTTTGAGTGGGAAGGACCGGTCTTGCACGCCAAGACGGCGGTCGTCGACGGGCGATGGAGCACCATCGGTTCGTCCAACATCGATCAGCTCAGCTTCTTCTACAATCTTGAAGTGAACGTGGTGGTACTCGGCGCTACTTTTGGCGACAAAATGGAGGGGATGTTTTGGGACGATTTGAAGTGCTCGCGTGAGATCCGCGCCACGGAATGGACCCGCCGGAATTGGCTCCAGCGTCTCTTGGAGAATACGTTTTATTATATCGTCGGATGGATCTGATCGGTGCGGATTGGGGGGTGGAAGCCCGGCGATTATCCCTTCTTGATCTCTGATGCTAAGATAATCGCCTCGGCGATTTCCCGCATCGTCTTCCGGGTGTTCATGCTTTGACGTTGAATCAGCCGGAACGATTCCTCCTCCGAGATCTTTCCCTGCTTCATCAAGATCCCCTTCGCTCGTTCCACCGCTTTGCGGGTCTCCAGCGCCTCTTGCATGGCGGACGACTGCTGGACGAGGGTCGTATTCTCGATGGCGACCGCCGCCTGATTGGCCACCGTCTGGAGGATGTTGATCTCCTCCGGGGTAAAGTGGTGCTCTTTGGAGGTGTAGCTGTTGATCACCCCGATCACCCGATCTTTGATCATCATCGGGACCGACAGGAGAGAGAAAAGCCCTTCTTTTTTCGCCAACTCCGGAAATCGGAAGTGAGGATCGCCCGTGACATCGAGAACCGTGATCGGCCGGCGCTCCTTCACCACCCGGCCGGAGACGCTCTCCCCGATCTTCACGTTCGCTTTTTGCCGATACTCTTCGCTCAGGCTTTGCGTCGCAACGATCTTCAACTCCCCTTTCTGCTCGTCGAGGAACATGATCGAGCAGATCTTCGAATTCATCATCCCCGCGGTCATCGTCACGATCAAATTGAGAATCTCTTCAAGGTATCGATTGGAGGCGATCATCGTGCTCATCCGGGAGAGGGTATCGATCTGCATCGCCTTCCTTTTCATCTCTTCATAGAGCCGCGCGTTTTCGATCGCGCTGCCGACCTGATGACCGATCGTGGTCAACAGGGCGATCTCCCCGTCCGAATGATAGTGAGGCTTTTTGTGTTGAACGTTGATCACGCCGATGATCTCCCCTTTGCTGATCACCGGCACCGAGAGGAAGGCGTGGTAGCGATCTTCGGGGAGATTATGGAACAGCGCAAAACGAGGATCCTCCGACGCGTCTTTGGCGATGGCGACCATCTTTTTTTCTTTGGCCACCCAGCCGGTGATCCCCTCCCCCAGTTCCAAGCGGATCCGGCCGATCAGCTTCGGATGGGGATTTTTGGATGCGCGAAGGGTCAGCTCCTTTTGGGTTTCATCGAGGAGATAAAGAAGGCAGGCGTCGGCCTGCGTGATTTCGACGACCATTTCGACGATTTCCTTAAGGACGACCTCGAGCTCCAGGTTTGAGCTGATCTGCTCCGTGATGCGATGAAGCACCCCGAGCTCTCGTGTCTTTTGCTCCAGGGCCCCTTTCGTCGCGGACCCTTTTTTCGTCGAAACGGTTTTCTGCGTGCGTGTCGGCATTGCGAACATCCTTCTCCTTTGAACAGGCGGAGAAATATAGCATAATTTAAGTGGTACGGCAATAAATTAAAGAGATCGAGGGTTTTGCGGGACGATCCATCCATGATCCGCGCTTGTTAAAGCCGGAACAAACTGTTCGATTTGAACGGTTGTTTCAGCCTTTTCTCATCATTTCGGGATAGCCCTCTATAGGATTTTCACTTCTTCTCTCCGGTCACGCCGAACACCTTGATCAGCGCGGCGTAGTCTTCTTCTCCGAAATTCCTCCGCTGCGCTTCTTGAAAGAGACCGTCCAGGAGGCGCGAGATGGGCGCCTCGAATTCCTTTCGTTCCGATTCTTCCACCGCCAGGTGAACATCCTTGGCCATGTGCTTCAACGAAAAGAGCGGCTCGAAGTTTTCCTTCAGGACCGCTTCTCCTTTCAGTCGCAATAAGGGAGAAGCGAGCGCGCCGGAGGTCAAGACCTCCAGGATCGCTTCTCCGGAGAGGCCGCCCCGTTTTCCCAGGGTAAATCCTTCGAAGAAGGTCGCCATCGCCCCGGCCATCGACAAATTGTTGACCAGCTTCATCAACGATCCTTGCCCGATCGCTCCCATATGAACGATCTTTTTCGACATCGGCTGCAGGACCGGCCGGGCCCGTTCCAGGACCGTTGCGTCTCCTCCGACCATCAGGAGGAGCTCGCCGGCGGCGGCCGCCGGTTTGCTCCCGGTCATCGGCGCGTCGAGAAAGGCGACGCCCCGCTCGGCGCATGCGGCGCCGAGCTTTTTGGAGGTTTCCGGGGAGACGGTCGTCATATCGATGTAGAGGCTCCCTTTCTTCAATCCCTCCAGCAGGCCCCCTTTGAGGACCACCTGTTCAACAGAAGCCGGATCAGCCAGCATGGTGATCGCCGTGTCGGCCTCGGCTGCCGCTTCTTTCGGTGAGGTCGCCTCTTTGGCGCCCATCTTTTTCAGCCCTTCGGCCTTTCCCGGTGTTCGGTTCCAGACGGTCAGTTCGAACCCGGCACGAATCAGACGCTCGGCCATCCGGCTCCCCATGATCCCCAATCCCAGAAATGCAATCTTCATCGGTTCCTCCTTGTCGAACCATCTATATCAGATCGAAAATCGGATGACAATCCCAATTTCTAACGTGTTGGCGCCTCGCTCGATCGGATTAATCTTATGAGTGAAATAGACAGCGCTCGGAAGAAAGGCTATTCTGTCGATGAAGATCATCGATCCGGGTGAGGGAGAAGACGGCCCGGTCCAACGAGTCCGTAATGAGATAAGGAGGTCCTATGAAAGCGGTTGTGTTTCACGGTGTGGGTGATATTCGATACGAAGAGGTTCCCGATCCGCGGATTGAGAAGCCGAACGATGCCGTCGTCCGTATTGTCGCAAGCGCCATCTGCGGGACCGACCTTCATATGATCCGGGGGACGATGCCGGGGATGAAACCGGGAACGATCTTGGGACATGAAGGGGTTGGAATCATCGAGGAGCTGGGACCCGATGTCCGCAATTTCAGCGTCGGCGACCGGGTCATTATCCCCTCCACGATCTCTTGCGGCTACTGTTCCTACTGTCGGGACGGATATACCTCTCAGTGCGACAACGCCAATCCCAACGGCCCGCTGGCCGGAACCGCTTTCTTCGGCGGTCCCGCGCAGACCGGCCCGATCAACGGGCTCCAGGCGGAACGGGCCCGCATTCCCTTCGCCAATTCGACGCTGGTTCTCGCGCCGGAAGGGCTGACCGATGATGAAGCGATTCTACTTTCGGACATCTTCCCGACCGGCTACTTCGGCGCCCGGCTGGCGGAGATCGGTCCGGGAGATGCGGTCGCCGTTTTCGGCTGCGGTCCGGTCGGACAGTTCGCCATTGCGAGCGCCAATCTCCACGATGCGGGGATGGTTTTCGCCATCGACACGATTCCCTCCCGTCTGGAGATGGCGCGGGCGCAAGGTGCGATTCCGATCGATTACAATCAGGAAGATCCGGTCCAAGCGATTCGGAGGCTCACCGGCGGAATCGGAGTGGACCGCGCCATCGATGCCGTCGGCGTCGACGCCTCCCGGCCGCATCAGGGACCGGCGGCGGAGCAACTCAAACAGAGGGAGCAGCAATTCCGGCAGGAGCGCCAGGAGATCGCGCAGCAGACGCAGCCGCAGGGAGACAACTGGCATCCGGGCGACGCGCCTTCGATCGCTTCGGTCTGGGCGGTCGACGCGCTGGCGAAGGCGGGAACCCTTTCGATCATCGGCGTCTATCCGGAGAGCGATCGATTTTTCCCGATCGGGAAGGCGATGAACAAGAACCTGACCCTCAACATGGGGAATTGCAACCATCGAAAGTATATCCCCATATTGATCGAGATGATTATGACCGGCGTGATCGATCCGACCGAAGTCCTCACACAGCATGAATCGTTCGATGCGGCGCTCGATGCCTACAAAGCCTTCGATAAACGGGAGCCCGGTTGGATCAAGGTAAAGCTGGAACCGGCGGAGGTCGCGTCATAACAAAGGTTGCGGAAATCGTGAATTGGAACGACATTATTCTCTGGGGTTTATTGGCGACCGGATTGTTG contains:
- the cls gene encoding cardiolipin synthase, with the translated sequence MQKLSTFLKSRPRAWISGNKVQILKDGSEIFPEMLKAIKEAEETIHLETYIFRSDRVGWRFAEALSEKAREGVYVQLIYDSLGSLTTDPALFRFMEEAGVELFEYHPIAPWKWGWNLKWNLKRRDHRKILVVDGRCGFVGGINIGEEYADPAEGGGGWRDTHLKLEGPAVLKLQQIFLTTWFKNKKRRLKPDTTYYPEVSSSGRLGVSIVASNGLRGRNQIKKAYLRAILRARKRVCITNSYFVPPHWFLTALKKACRRGVEVMILVPKRSDVRIIDYATRALYSRLLKWGVRIFEWEGPVLHAKTAVVDGRWSTIGSSNIDQLSFFYNLEVNVVVLGATFGDKMEGMFWDDLKCSREIRATEWTRRNWLQRLLENTFYYIVGWI
- a CDS encoding GAF and ANTAR domain-containing protein, with translation MPTRTQKTVSTKKGSATKGALEQKTRELGVLHRITEQISSNLELEVVLKEIVEMVVEITQADACLLYLLDETQKELTLRASKNPHPKLIGRIRLELGEGITGWVAKEKKMVAIAKDASEDPRFALFHNLPEDRYHAFLSVPVISKGEIIGVINVQHKKPHYHSDGEIALLTTIGHQVGSAIENARLYEEMKRKAMQIDTLSRMSTMIASNRYLEEILNLIVTMTAGMMNSKICSIMFLDEQKGELKIVATQSLSEEYRQKANVKIGESVSGRVVKERRPITVLDVTGDPHFRFPELAKKEGLFSLLSVPMMIKDRVIGVINSYTSKEHHFTPEEINILQTVANQAAVAIENTTLVQQSSAMQEALETRKAVERAKGILMKQGKISEEESFRLIQRQSMNTRKTMREIAEAIILASEIKKG
- a CDS encoding NAD(P)-dependent oxidoreductase, producing the protein MKIAFLGLGIMGSRMAERLIRAGFELTVWNRTPGKAEGLKKMGAKEATSPKEAAAEADTAITMLADPASVEQVVLKGGLLEGLKKGSLYIDMTTVSPETSKKLGAACAERGVAFLDAPMTGSKPAAAAGELLLMVGGDATVLERARPVLQPMSKKIVHMGAIGQGSLMKLVNNLSMAGAMATFFEGFTLGKRGGLSGEAILEVLTSGALASPLLRLKGEAVLKENFEPLFSLKHMAKDVHLAVEESERKEFEAPISRLLDGLFQEAQRRNFGEEDYAALIKVFGVTGEKK
- a CDS encoding glutathione-dependent formaldehyde dehydrogenase — its product is MKAVVFHGVGDIRYEEVPDPRIEKPNDAVVRIVASAICGTDLHMIRGTMPGMKPGTILGHEGVGIIEELGPDVRNFSVGDRVIIPSTISCGYCSYCRDGYTSQCDNANPNGPLAGTAFFGGPAQTGPINGLQAERARIPFANSTLVLAPEGLTDDEAILLSDIFPTGYFGARLAEIGPGDAVAVFGCGPVGQFAIASANLHDAGMVFAIDTIPSRLEMARAQGAIPIDYNQEDPVQAIRRLTGGIGVDRAIDAVGVDASRPHQGPAAEQLKQREQQFRQERQEIAQQTQPQGDNWHPGDAPSIASVWAVDALAKAGTLSIIGVYPESDRFFPIGKAMNKNLTLNMGNCNHRKYIPILIEMIMTGVIDPTEVLTQHESFDAALDAYKAFDKREPGWIKVKLEPAEVAS